A part of Desulfomicrobium baculatum DSM 4028 genomic DNA contains:
- a CDS encoding anthranilate synthase component II, whose amino-acid sequence MILLIDNFDSFTFNLVQVFQSLGANPLVLRNNEPEILNLATDPRLRGAIISPGPSHPRNTGLCLQFLDLVPKSVPVLGVCLGHQTLAHHSGVTVGSARRIMHGKTSDIRHAGTGLFAGLPNPMQIGRYHSLAVHEEGRTDLPFTVTARTDRGEVMALAFRDRPWVGVQFHPESVLTPDGPKLLKNFLSMCDTTE is encoded by the coding sequence ATGATTTTACTGATCGACAACTTTGACTCGTTTACTTTCAACCTGGTTCAGGTTTTCCAATCTTTGGGCGCAAACCCCTTGGTGCTTCGTAACAACGAGCCGGAAATCCTGAACCTGGCCACGGACCCGCGCCTGCGTGGCGCGATCATCTCCCCCGGCCCCAGCCACCCGCGCAACACCGGGCTGTGCCTGCAGTTTCTGGATCTGGTCCCGAAAAGCGTGCCGGTCCTTGGCGTCTGCCTCGGGCACCAGACCCTGGCGCACCACAGCGGCGTGACCGTGGGCTCGGCCCGGCGCATCATGCACGGCAAAACCTCGGATATCCGCCACGCCGGGACCGGCCTCTTTGCGGGGCTGCCAAACCCCATGCAAATCGGGCGCTACCATTCCCTGGCCGTGCATGAGGAAGGACGGACCGACCTGCCCTTCACCGTCACCGCCCGCACCGACCGCGGCGAGGTCATGGCCCTGGCCTTCAGGGATCGCCCCTGGGTCGGCGTGCAGTTCCACCCCGAATCCGTGCTCACGCCGGACGGCCCGAAGCTTCTCAAAAACTTCCTCAGCATGTGCGACACCACGGAGTAA
- the trpD gene encoding anthranilate phosphoribosyltransferase, with amino-acid sequence MNTISHILEHLTTGADLSAPQAKEAFDLLLTGEVSPVQAGAFLMGLRAKGETAAELSAAVEAALSQARLIPGLSGKRIDTCGTGGDGQHSFNCSTAVSFFLADMGYQVVKHGNRAVSSKCGSADVVEDLGYPLVTEPEEARAELARRNFVFLFAPHFHPAFRHVGPVRQQLGVRTIFNLMGPLLNPALPTHQILGVPDFRFAPMIAQVLAARKGLERAAIVHGAGGFDELTPCGPGQVIFIEHGVIRETVLDPADFGLSTCVPRALACDSKEEALKLQRQVLTGKGPKSLQDMVTLNLGVAIYLLEDNLPLELAMEMAQAKVEQGLSHGVCHA; translated from the coding sequence ATGAACACCATCAGCCATATCCTCGAACACCTGACCACGGGCGCGGACCTCTCCGCTCCCCAGGCCAAGGAAGCCTTCGACCTCCTGCTGACGGGCGAGGTCTCCCCGGTGCAGGCCGGGGCCTTTTTGATGGGCCTGCGGGCCAAAGGCGAAACCGCCGCCGAGCTCTCGGCCGCCGTGGAAGCGGCACTTAGCCAGGCCCGGCTCATTCCCGGACTCTCGGGCAAGCGCATCGACACCTGCGGCACGGGCGGCGACGGCCAGCACAGCTTCAACTGTTCCACGGCCGTGTCCTTCTTCCTGGCCGACATGGGCTATCAGGTCGTCAAGCACGGCAACCGCGCCGTGTCGAGCAAGTGCGGCAGCGCCGACGTGGTCGAAGACTTGGGTTACCCTCTGGTCACGGAACCCGAGGAGGCGCGGGCGGAGCTGGCGCGACGCAACTTCGTCTTCCTCTTCGCCCCGCATTTCCATCCGGCCTTCAGGCATGTGGGGCCGGTGCGGCAACAGCTTGGCGTGCGCACCATCTTCAACCTCATGGGCCCGCTCCTGAACCCGGCCCTGCCCACGCACCAGATATTGGGCGTGCCGGATTTTCGCTTCGCGCCCATGATCGCCCAGGTCCTGGCGGCCAGAAAGGGCTTGGAGCGCGCGGCCATCGTCCACGGCGCGGGCGGCTTCGACGAACTGACCCCCTGCGGCCCCGGACAGGTCATCTTCATCGAACACGGCGTGATCCGCGAAACAGTCCTCGACCCGGCGGATTTCGGCCTCTCGACCTGCGTGCCGAGGGCTCTGGCCTGCGACAGCAAGGAAGAAGCGCTCAAGCTGCAACGTCAGGTCCTGACGGGAAAAGGCCCCAAATCCCTCCAGGACATGGTCACCCTGAACCTCGGAGTGGCCATCTACCTGCTGGAGGACAATCTGCCCCTGGAGCTGGCCATGGAAATGGCGCAGGCCAAGGTGGAACAGGGACTCTCGCACGGAGTGTGCCATGCTTGA
- a CDS encoding indole-3-glycerol-phosphate synthase, with amino-acid sequence MLEKFRLAKEAEVRELLRLRDAGHVHTPWGRPRPGFGAALTRSGSSGIIAEYKRASPSKGDINVSVTPAEACAGYAKAGACALSILTESRYFKGDLSFLAEVAGLGLPLLRKDFIIHPLQVEATTATPASAILLIVRMFEDLNNLATLHTLCLKHGLEPVVEVFDERDLDRAKEIGSTIIQVNNRDLDTLTTDLGRCLDMVRRKEEGEIWIGASGIATFEQVRELKSAGLDALLIGTALMQHGDPGQGLAALTGGRS; translated from the coding sequence ATGCTTGAGAAATTCCGCCTGGCCAAGGAAGCGGAAGTCCGGGAGCTCCTGCGCCTGCGCGACGCCGGGCATGTGCATACGCCTTGGGGCCGCCCCCGTCCGGGTTTTGGCGCGGCTCTGACCCGGTCCGGATCATCGGGCATCATCGCCGAGTACAAGCGCGCCTCCCCGTCCAAAGGCGACATCAACGTAAGCGTCACGCCCGCTGAAGCCTGCGCCGGGTACGCCAAGGCCGGGGCCTGCGCTTTGTCCATCCTGACCGAGAGCCGCTATTTCAAGGGCGACCTCTCCTTTCTGGCCGAGGTCGCCGGCCTTGGCCTGCCGCTCTTGCGCAAGGACTTCATCATCCATCCCTTGCAGGTGGAGGCGACCACGGCCACCCCGGCCTCGGCGATCCTGCTCATCGTGCGCATGTTCGAGGATTTGAACAATCTGGCCACGCTGCATACCCTGTGTTTGAAACATGGCCTTGAGCCTGTGGTGGAGGTCTTCGACGAACGCGATCTGGACCGGGCCAAGGAAATCGGGAGCACCATCATCCAGGTCAACAATCGCGACCTGGACACGCTGACCACGGACCTTGGCCGCTGCCTGGACATGGTGCGGCGCAAGGAGGAAGGTGAAATCTGGATCGGGGCCAGCGGCATCGCAACCTTCGAGCAGGTGCGGGAACTCAAAAGCGCTGGCCTGGACGCGCTCCTCATCGGTACGGCGCTCATGCAGCACGGCGATCCCGGCCAGGGTCTGGCCGCGCTGACCGGAGGGAGATCATGA
- a CDS encoding phosphoribosylanthranilate isomerase — MIIKVCGMTRSEDVEFCDALGIDLLGFIFHPESPRNIAPEWVATQKPGRALKTGVFVRQGVEEISAIAKASDLDLLQLHGGHTLEQCRDLGPERVIKTLWPQRYATTELLLADMLLFAPVCRAILLDSGTSGGGHGTSLSATDLQRLKCPHPWYLAGGLGPHNLTAMKFTGASGFDLNSGVENLPGIKDHEKIRTALHILRGKP, encoded by the coding sequence ATGATCATCAAGGTTTGCGGCATGACCAGGTCCGAAGACGTCGAATTCTGCGACGCGCTCGGCATTGACCTCCTGGGCTTCATCTTTCATCCTGAGAGCCCCAGAAACATTGCGCCGGAATGGGTCGCCACCCAAAAGCCCGGCCGCGCCCTCAAGACCGGCGTCTTCGTGCGCCAGGGCGTGGAGGAAATCAGCGCCATCGCCAAAGCGTCAGACCTCGACCTGCTGCAACTCCACGGCGGGCACACTCTGGAACAGTGCCGGGACCTCGGACCCGAGCGGGTCATCAAGACCCTATGGCCCCAACGTTATGCGACCACGGAACTCCTGCTCGCGGACATGCTCCTTTTCGCCCCGGTCTGCCGGGCCATTCTGCTCGACAGCGGGACCAGCGGCGGCGGACACGGCACAAGCCTGAGTGCCACCGATCTGCAACGACTCAAATGCCCCCATCCCTGGTATCTGGCCGGGGGCCTCGGGCCGCACAACCTGACGGCCATGAAATTCACCGGCGCGAGCGGCTTCGATCTCAACTCCGGAGTGGAAAACCTTCCCGGAATCAAGGATCATGAGAAAATCCGCACCGCCTTACACATACTGCGAGGAAAACCATGA